From Spiroplasma monobiae MQ-1, a single genomic window includes:
- the mnmE gene encoding tRNA uridine-5-carboxymethylaminomethyl(34) synthesis GTPase MnmE: MNLNDTIIACATKVSRQAISIIRLSGEQSIDIVNKILRNKLEIENKMQVRKLYENNDIIDESLILTFVNGKSFTGENVVEIQCHGGILLTNKIISLLISYGARPALPGEFSQRAYLNGKINLIQAESINNLIDSKNELALKINALNLEGKNNKSLLKIKESLIDLISKIQTSIDYPDYDDVEGSTTEEIQLELTKLKNQVTKILETSKRFNILNNGISTLILGETNVGKSSLLNSLIAEDKAIVTDIEGTTRDIVEGQLNFENFSLNLIDTAGIRNTKDEVEKMGIEKSISLIQTSNIILFVINKGKINYEIYEKIKDKKHIVVLNKVELLSENEIREIQDEFKDLVMVSALKGDIRNLISKIEEQFNNEDLLESEVPVLSNAFHIEMFKTILELLEKCSDNIEQGFTTDLINFDLYEILKILNNLLGIYDADEEVIDTIFRKYCLGK, translated from the coding sequence ATAAATTTGAACGACACAATAATTGCCTGTGCTACAAAAGTTTCTAGACAAGCAATTTCAATTATAAGATTATCTGGAGAGCAATCCATAGATATAGTTAATAAAATTTTAAGAAATAAACTTGAAATAGAAAATAAAATGCAAGTTAGAAAATTATATGAAAATAACGACATAATAGATGAGTCTTTAATACTTACATTTGTGAATGGAAAATCATTTACTGGTGAAAATGTTGTTGAGATTCAATGTCATGGTGGAATTTTACTAACTAATAAAATCATTTCATTACTTATTTCATATGGCGCAAGACCTGCTTTGCCAGGAGAATTTTCTCAAAGAGCATATTTGAATGGAAAGATAAATTTAATACAAGCAGAAAGTATTAATAATCTAATTGATTCAAAAAATGAACTGGCTCTGAAAATTAATGCACTAAATTTAGAGGGTAAAAATAATAAATCATTATTAAAAATAAAAGAAAGTTTAATAGATCTTATTTCTAAAATTCAAACTTCAATAGATTATCCTGATTATGATGATGTTGAAGGTTCAACAACTGAAGAAATACAATTAGAATTAACAAAACTAAAAAATCAAGTTACAAAAATATTAGAAACAAGTAAAAGATTCAATATTTTAAATAATGGAATAAGCACACTGATTCTCGGAGAAACAAACGTCGGTAAATCTTCGCTTTTAAATTCTCTTATAGCAGAAGACAAAGCTATTGTTACTGATATAGAAGGTACTACAAGAGATATTGTTGAAGGACAATTAAATTTTGAAAACTTTTCTTTAAATCTTATCGATACTGCTGGAATTAGAAATACAAAAGACGAAGTTGAAAAAATGGGAATTGAAAAAAGCATTTCTTTAATTCAAACTTCAAATATTATTTTATTTGTCATAAATAAGGGTAAAATTAATTATGAGATTTATGAAAAGATAAAGGATAAGAAGCACATTGTTGTTTTAAATAAGGTTGAATTACTTAGTGAAAATGAAATAAGGGAAATTCAAGACGAATTCAAAGACTTAGTTATGGTCTCGGCTTTAAAGGGTGATATAAGAAACCTTATAAGTAAAATTGAAGAGCAATTTAACAACGAGGATCTTCTTGAAAGTGAAGTCCCTGTTCTATCAAATGCATTTCACATTGAAATGTTTAAAACTATATTAGAATTATTAGAAAAATGTTCAGATAATATTGAACAAGGTTTCACAACCGATCTAATCAATTTTGATTTATATGAAATATTAAAAATTTTAAATAACCTCTTGGGTATTTATGATGCTGATGAAGAAGTTATTGACACTATATTTAGAAAATATTGTTTAGGAAAGTAG
- a CDS encoding TatD family hydrolase encodes MAGIFDTHTHFNDVVYKEKEFEASDMINEAKIVGVSHFCCVGFDIKSSREACKYALKYPNVYAAVGIHPNDVNKFTIDDLDEIDTMAHGEGVVAIGEVGLDYYYTDDHKEIQKEFFKEQIRIAQRNDLVVMMHLRDNDESEAAYIDALEILDELKVKRAIVHCYTRGFELAKKFTKRGYLISIPGVVTFKNALPLQETVEKLSLNEMIVETDAPYLTPEPKRGKLNMSKNIVYTVEKIASIKKVNKSDVIEATTNNALKIFKI; translated from the coding sequence ATGGCAGGTATATTTGATACACATACACACTTTAATGATGTTGTATATAAAGAAAAGGAATTTGAAGCTTCTGATATGATTAATGAAGCTAAGATAGTTGGTGTTTCTCATTTTTGTTGTGTAGGATTTGATATTAAATCATCAAGAGAGGCGTGTAAATATGCTTTAAAATATCCAAACGTTTATGCGGCTGTTGGTATCCACCCGAATGATGTAAATAAATTCACTATTGATGATTTGGATGAAATTGATACAATGGCACACGGAGAAGGTGTTGTTGCGATTGGAGAAGTTGGATTAGATTATTATTACACTGACGACCACAAAGAAATACAAAAAGAATTTTTTAAAGAACAAATCAGAATAGCTCAAAGAAATGATTTGGTGGTTATGATGCACTTGAGAGATAATGATGAATCAGAAGCGGCATACATAGATGCTTTAGAAATATTAGATGAATTAAAAGTGAAAAGGGCTATTGTTCACTGTTATACAAGAGGGTTTGAGTTGGCTAAGAAATTTACAAAAAGAGGTTATTTAATTTCTATACCTGGAGTTGTAACTTTCAAAAATGCCTTGCCGCTTCAAGAAACTGTTGAAAAATTATCTTTAAATGAAATGATAGTTGAAACAGATGCTCCGTATTTAACTCCAGAACCAAAAAGAGGTAAATTAAATATGTCCAAGAACATAGTCTACACTGTTGAAAAAATAGCTAGTATTAAAAAGGTTAACAAATCTGACGTTATTGAAGCAACGACAAATAATGCTTTAAAAATATTTAAAATTTAG
- a CDS encoding rod shape-determining protein, with product MANKKPTFVSMDLGTANTLVYIAGQGIVYNEPSIVAYRIKENKIIAVGEEAYKMIGKGNKTIRVVRPMVDGVITDIRATEAQLRYIFSKLRITKQLRHSIMLLACPSVITELEKTALKKIAVNLGADQVFVEEEVKMAALGGGVNIYAPTGNLIVDMGGGTTDIAVLASGDIVLSKSIKVAGNYLNDECQKFIRSQYGLEIGSKTAESIKVNVGSLAKFPDERRMKVYGRDVVSGLPREIEITPEEVREVLKVPVSRIIDLTVQVLEDTPPELAGDIFRNGITICGGGALIRGIDKYFADTLQLPTKIGEQPLLAVINGTKKFESEIWEIVKAQRLHDDIMGR from the coding sequence ATGGCAAATAAAAAACCAACATTCGTTTCAATGGACTTAGGTACAGCTAATACACTAGTATACATTGCTGGACAAGGTATTGTTTATAACGAACCATCAATCGTTGCTTACAGAATTAAAGAAAACAAAATTATCGCTGTAGGTGAAGAAGCATACAAAATGATCGGTAAAGGAAACAAAACTATTCGTGTTGTAAGACCAATGGTTGACGGAGTTATTACTGACATTAGAGCTACTGAAGCTCAATTGAGATACATCTTCTCAAAATTAAGAATTACAAAACAATTAAGACACTCAATCATGCTATTAGCATGTCCTTCAGTTATTACTGAATTAGAAAAAACAGCTCTTAAAAAAATCGCTGTTAACTTAGGAGCAGACCAAGTATTCGTTGAAGAAGAAGTTAAAATGGCTGCTTTAGGTGGTGGAGTTAATATCTATGCACCAACAGGAAACTTAATCGTTGATATGGGTGGGGGAACTACTGATATAGCTGTTTTAGCATCAGGAGATATCGTTCTATCAAAATCAATTAAAGTTGCTGGAAACTACTTAAACGATGAATGTCAAAAATTCATTCGTTCACAATACGGATTAGAAATCGGATCAAAAACTGCTGAATCAATCAAAGTTAACGTTGGTTCATTAGCAAAATTCCCAGATGAAAGACGTATGAAAGTTTACGGACGTGACGTTGTTTCTGGATTACCAAGAGAAATCGAAATTACTCCAGAAGAAGTACGTGAAGTATTAAAAGTACCAGTATCAAGAATTATTGACTTAACAGTTCAAGTTTTAGAAGATACACCACCAGAATTAGCTGGAGATATCTTTAGAAACGGGATCACAATCTGTGGTGGTGGAGCCCTAATCAGAGGAATCGACAAATACTTCGCAGATACATTACAATTACCAACAAAAATTGGTGAACAACCATTATTAGCCGTTATTAACGGAACTAAAAAATTCGAAAGTGAAATCTGAGAAATTGTTAAAGCTCAAAGATTGCACGACGATATAATGGGTAGATAA
- a CDS encoding rod shape-determining protein, translating to MKIDERTFIALDLGTSNILAFVGRQGIVYDEPSIMAYDNITNTLVALGADAYNMVGKTHENIRMVVPIKDGVITDLDAAKDMLKHVFSKLKMLNDWKNSIILLACPSEVTELEREALKQVAYDMGAEIVIVEEEVKMAALGAGINIDVPRGHIVIDIGGGTTDIAIISAGDVVISRSIKVAGNALDEEIKKYIRSEYNVTIGDRSAEDVKKELGSLSKYKGERTMSVFGRDIVSGLPKEAIISSEEIRNVLVNAFSRITDLLIELMENTPPELAGDIISNGFTICGGGSQIRGIKEYFNGIFSVPCHVSPNPLTGVIEGARVFQKIINDRIEKDYYGKNARNVKKGSQTSYL from the coding sequence ATGAAAATAGATGAACGTACATTTATTGCTTTAGATTTAGGTACAAGTAACATATTAGCTTTTGTTGGAAGACAAGGGATAGTTTACGATGAACCGTCAATCATGGCATATGATAACATCACTAACACATTAGTTGCTTTAGGTGCAGATGCTTACAACATGGTTGGTAAAACACACGAAAACATTAGAATGGTAGTTCCAATTAAAGATGGAGTTATTACAGATTTAGATGCTGCAAAAGACATGCTAAAACACGTTTTCAGTAAATTAAAAATGTTAAATGACTGAAAAAACTCAATTATATTACTTGCATGTCCAAGTGAAGTTACTGAATTAGAGAGAGAAGCTCTAAAACAAGTTGCTTACGATATGGGAGCAGAAATAGTTATTGTTGAAGAAGAAGTTAAAATGGCTGCATTAGGTGCAGGAATTAACATCGATGTTCCAAGAGGACACATCGTTATTGATATCGGTGGAGGAACTACTGATATAGCAATTATTTCAGCAGGAGACGTAGTTATATCAAGATCAATTAAAGTTGCTGGAAATGCATTAGATGAAGAAATCAAAAAATACATTAGATCAGAATACAATGTTACAATTGGTGACAGAAGTGCTGAAGACGTTAAAAAAGAATTAGGTTCATTATCAAAATATAAAGGTGAAAGAACTATGTCTGTATTCGGTAGAGATATCGTTTCAGGATTACCAAAAGAAGCAATTATAAGTTCAGAAGAAATTAGAAACGTTTTAGTTAACGCATTTAGTAGAATCACTGACTTATTAATTGAATTAATGGAAAACACTCCTCCTGAATTAGCTGGGGATATAATTTCAAACGGATTTACAATTTGTGGTGGTGGATCACAAATTAGAGGAATTAAAGAATACTTTAACGGTATATTCTCAGTTCCTTGTCATGTATCACCTAACCCATTAACCGGTGTTATCGAAGGTGCAAGAGTATTCCAAAAAATAATTAATGACAGAATTGAAAAAGATTACTATGGAAAAAACGCAAGAAACGTTAAAAAAGGTAGTCAAACTTCATACTTATAG
- the yidC gene encoding membrane protein insertase YidC has product MYQPQYTVNAVTDMAGNTMYSPGVSFEIIIKSLGDWSSKTHWFKIDPKTGELVEYAFNPISNWGQAFTVTSSPFYGFFVYPLAWLLVSFISLFSNHAADGRLDPDSSSYGVAAIFAIFFTSLIVRGITLAFTWKTQMNQEKMQGLQAKQAEVQEKYKNSSDPSAKQKQQMELMALYKKEGISPMSSIATSFLSMPFLFAMFSVVRATHALKIATVGQITLVETPFKQIQEGNWIYLTLIVVYLPLQIGSMMLPMILQMFKKKPKLESEQQKKARKKQLIMQIVFMVVFLFVVFSIASGVAIYWIFSSTFQIIQTLTFHFLKETKASRLKKKREKQIEKNKTIAAKVSNEAKKN; this is encoded by the coding sequence ATGTATCAACCACAGTATACAGTTAATGCAGTTACGGATATGGCCGGAAATACAATGTATTCTCCGGGAGTATCATTTGAAATTATTATTAAATCTTTGGGTGATTGAAGTTCAAAAACACACTGATTTAAGATAGATCCAAAAACAGGTGAATTAGTTGAATATGCATTTAACCCAATATCAAATTGAGGGCAAGCATTTACAGTAACTTCTTCTCCATTCTACGGATTCTTTGTTTATCCATTAGCATGATTGTTAGTATCCTTTATAAGTTTATTTTCAAATCATGCAGCTGATGGAAGATTGGATCCAGATTCAAGTTCTTATGGTGTTGCTGCAATATTTGCTATATTCTTTACATCACTAATTGTAAGGGGTATAACTTTAGCGTTTACTTGAAAAACTCAAATGAATCAAGAAAAAATGCAAGGATTGCAAGCAAAACAAGCAGAGGTACAAGAGAAATATAAAAACTCTTCAGATCCAAGTGCTAAGCAAAAACAACAAATGGAATTAATGGCTCTTTACAAAAAAGAAGGTATTAGTCCAATGAGTTCAATTGCTACATCATTCTTATCAATGCCATTCTTATTTGCGATGTTCTCTGTTGTTAGAGCAACACATGCGCTAAAAATTGCAACCGTAGGACAAATTACACTTGTTGAAACTCCTTTCAAACAAATACAAGAAGGTAATTGAATATATTTAACTTTAATAGTGGTTTACCTACCATTACAAATTGGATCAATGATGCTTCCTATGATTCTTCAAATGTTTAAAAAGAAACCAAAATTGGAATCTGAACAACAGAAGAAGGCAAGAAAAAAACAATTGATAATGCAAATCGTATTTATGGTTGTATTCCTATTCGTTGTATTTAGTATTGCCTCAGGGGTTGCTATTTATTGAATTTTCTCTTCAACATTCCAAATTATTCAAACTTTAACTTTCCACTTCTTGAAGGAAACTAAAGCCTCAAGGTTGAAGAAAAAAAGAGAAAAGCAAATCGAAAAAAACAAAACAATAGCTGCAAAAGTTTCTAATGAAGCTAAAAAAAATTAA
- a CDS encoding rod shape-determining protein, whose amino-acid sequence MYKEFNRPFISLDLGTSNILAYVSGQGIVYNQPSLMAYDVRTNKLVAIGQEAYEMVGKTNDNIRLITPLVDGVIADLDAAQDLLKHIFDRLKMMNFWKSSIVVLACPSGVTELERDALKMVAKDMGASLVVVEEEVKMSALGAGVNIEMPVGHLIVDIGGGTTDIAIISNGDIVISRSLKIAGNAFNEEILKYVRAEYNISIGIKTAENIKKSCGSLVKYPNERSMQIYGRDIVSGLPKEVTVNSEEIRNVLLGAFSKITDLVIEIMENTPPELAGDIMKNGMVLCGGGALVRNVDKYFFDIFQLPTKIAADPLNCVIEGTKAYEKIILKRVEAGEYADSQDTYLQTLKK is encoded by the coding sequence ATGTACAAAGAATTTAATAGACCATTCATTTCCCTGGATCTTGGAACTAGCAACATTCTTGCCTATGTTTCAGGACAGGGAATTGTTTATAATCAGCCAAGTTTAATGGCTTACGATGTTAGAACTAACAAATTAGTAGCCATTGGACAAGAAGCTTATGAAATGGTCGGAAAAACAAATGACAATATTAGACTTATAACACCATTAGTTGATGGGGTTATTGCAGACTTAGATGCTGCACAAGACCTATTGAAACACATTTTTGATAGATTAAAAATGATGAACTTTTGAAAAAGTTCAATCGTTGTTCTAGCTTGCCCTTCGGGAGTTACAGAGTTAGAAAGAGATGCACTTAAAATGGTCGCAAAAGACATGGGTGCCAGTTTAGTTGTTGTTGAAGAAGAAGTTAAAATGTCTGCTTTAGGTGCAGGTGTTAACATTGAAATGCCAGTTGGACATTTAATTGTTGATATCGGTGGAGGAACTACTGATATAGCAATTATTTCAAATGGAGATATTGTTATTTCAAGATCTCTTAAAATAGCCGGAAATGCATTTAATGAAGAGATTTTAAAATATGTTAGAGCAGAATACAATATTTCAATTGGTATTAAAACTGCTGAAAATATTAAAAAAAGTTGTGGTTCATTGGTTAAATATCCAAATGAACGTTCAATGCAAATATACGGTAGAGATATCGTTTCAGGATTACCAAAAGAAGTTACTGTGAACTCAGAAGAAATTAGAAATGTTCTATTAGGAGCATTTAGTAAAATCACTGATTTAGTAATAGAAATCATGGAAAACACTCCTCCTGAATTAGCTGGAGATATCATGAAAAATGGTATGGTACTGTGTGGTGGTGGAGCATTGGTAAGAAATGTTGATAAATATTTCTTCGATATATTCCAACTACCGACAAAAATTGCTGCTGATCCACTTAACTGTGTTATTGAAGGAACAAAAGCATATGAAAAAATAATCTTAAAAAGAGTTGAAGCTGGTGAATACGCTGATAGCCAAGACACATATCTTCAAACACTTAAAAAATAG